The following proteins are co-located in the Maridesulfovibrio sp. genome:
- a CDS encoding tetratricopeptide repeat protein: MNRTERIIWLVCVILTLTVMIGIIECRADTVSQVSLESEVSCGRMGQELIDRGDYELAVSSLEQSLKTHPRSDWLYSLLGRAYFKMGDLELAEAQFRKALDINKNNPVAKRMVLEMRKTQDLLRDRDFYEWMNIAKERAADLVTLVIGVWLGTLLSGISSRFYSHFVRTNFRKALAKKDFDYVTDILEDLQIKREKAQLRMRLRELLNEYDLEEAKEMIIEYVDDREIEDKLVHFLVQIHKKSQVKS; the protein is encoded by the coding sequence ATGAATAGAACAGAAAGAATTATCTGGTTGGTATGCGTTATTCTTACCCTGACCGTAATGATCGGCATCATTGAGTGTCGTGCCGATACTGTTTCGCAGGTTTCACTTGAGTCAGAAGTCTCCTGTGGCAGGATGGGACAGGAATTGATTGACCGCGGTGACTATGAGCTTGCGGTTTCCAGCCTTGAACAAAGTTTGAAGACTCACCCCCGCTCGGACTGGCTATACAGCCTGCTCGGGCGGGCTTATTTTAAGATGGGTGATCTGGAACTGGCTGAGGCCCAGTTTCGTAAGGCTTTGGATATCAATAAGAATAACCCGGTAGCCAAGCGCATGGTTCTTGAAATGCGTAAGACACAGGATCTACTGCGTGATCGTGACTTCTACGAGTGGATGAATATTGCCAAGGAAAGGGCTGCTGACCTTGTAACGCTGGTTATAGGTGTCTGGCTGGGTACGCTTCTTTCCGGTATTTCAAGTCGTTTTTATTCCCATTTTGTGCGGACTAATTTCCGTAAAGCTCTCGCCAAGAAAGATTTTGATTACGTTACTGATATTCTGGAAGATTTGCAGATAAAGCGTGAGAAAGCACAATTGCGCATGCGTTTGCGCGAGCTTCTTAATGAGTATGACCTTGAAGAAGCCAAGGAAATGATCATCGAATATGTGGATGATCGCGAGATAGAAGATAAGCTGGTCCATTTTCTGGTCCAGATTCATAAGAAATCGCAGGTTAAAAGTTAA
- a CDS encoding SpoIID/LytB domain-containing protein codes for MKNKFNKLHNVFLPVLLLMLLIPVSVQAREYSPIELEDQAQAQWHINYASYLIDIGKYFEALEQYDTAVDYSPVAKTRVNAMFGKAMVLSTFLDAPEKAADVYRMVGRNYPDYADTALYRLGFLYYQMNRYDRAESVFRQYLRYFPKGKFKYQAEAVISSMKAKQDQMVDQEPEQKPDEKPDEKIPSKVGAEPTLRVCLSRNVTSMTVTTGSGKDKICTDELGCGRKYKVGLSGKQLTLDGKVVSATRIKFKSNGALKVSYGSDSKKVRGIIDVSIRKGKLLILNIIEIEDYLRSVVPAESYASWPAETLKAQAVAARTYAYYQKEHRTHLFYDVYADTYDQMYGGVDREDKRTDKAVKQTSGQVMLYKEKPILSQYTANSGGFTADAKAIFGAGKDYLIAQKDSASLKGKMASWTKKYSSKDIEAKLKKIGISVPGIRSIKSLEKGPSGRIVKVRINYGSGHRDLRTRTTLGSSRVLKLPDILLEIDKTGDYYTFKGRGWGHGVGYSQWGAAELGKTKKYDHILKFYYPGSSVKQLW; via the coding sequence ATGAAAAATAAATTTAATAAATTGCACAATGTTTTTCTTCCGGTTCTGCTTTTGATGCTTTTGATTCCGGTTAGCGTTCAGGCCCGCGAATATTCCCCCATTGAGCTGGAAGATCAGGCTCAGGCCCAGTGGCATATTAACTATGCCAGTTATCTGATTGATATCGGTAAGTATTTTGAGGCGCTTGAGCAATACGATACGGCTGTTGACTATTCCCCTGTAGCTAAGACCCGGGTTAATGCAATGTTCGGCAAGGCCATGGTGTTATCCACATTTCTTGATGCCCCGGAAAAGGCTGCCGATGTTTACCGTATGGTGGGCCGCAACTATCCGGATTATGCTGACACAGCGCTTTATCGTCTTGGTTTTCTCTATTATCAGATGAACAGGTATGACCGTGCCGAATCTGTGTTCAGGCAGTATCTGCGTTATTTCCCCAAGGGTAAATTCAAGTATCAGGCCGAGGCTGTGATCTCTTCCATGAAGGCCAAGCAGGATCAGATGGTAGATCAGGAACCGGAGCAAAAGCCTGATGAGAAGCCCGATGAAAAAATACCTTCAAAGGTAGGCGCAGAACCGACGTTAAGGGTTTGTTTAAGCCGTAATGTAACGTCTATGACCGTAACTACGGGATCGGGTAAGGATAAAATTTGCACTGATGAACTTGGCTGCGGGCGCAAGTACAAGGTAGGTCTTTCCGGCAAGCAGCTGACTCTTGACGGCAAAGTGGTTAGCGCCACTAGGATTAAGTTCAAGTCCAACGGAGCTCTTAAAGTCAGTTACGGATCGGACTCCAAGAAGGTGCGCGGAATTATCGATGTTAGTATCCGCAAGGGTAAATTGCTGATTCTCAATATTATCGAGATAGAAGATTATTTGCGTTCAGTTGTTCCGGCGGAGTCCTATGCCTCATGGCCGGCTGAGACTTTGAAAGCTCAGGCTGTTGCCGCGAGGACTTATGCCTACTACCAGAAGGAGCACCGCACGCACTTGTTTTATGATGTTTACGCGGATACCTATGATCAGATGTACGGAGGGGTGGATCGTGAAGATAAGCGTACTGACAAGGCTGTGAAACAGACCAGCGGTCAGGTTATGCTTTATAAGGAGAAACCGATTCTTTCCCAGTATACGGCCAACAGCGGGGGCTTTACCGCTGACGCCAAGGCGATATTCGGTGCAGGTAAGGATTATCTTATTGCCCAGAAAGATTCAGCCAGCCTGAAGGGAAAGATGGCTTCATGGACTAAGAAGTACAGCAGTAAGGATATTGAAGCCAAGCTTAAGAAAATCGGTATCTCCGTTCCCGGTATCCGTTCCATAAAATCTCTTGAAAAGGGACCGTCCGGCAGGATTGTCAAAGTACGTATCAACTACGGTTCCGGCCACCGGGATTTGCGGACACGGACTACCCTTGGAAGTTCACGTGTTTTGAAGTTGCCTGATATTCTGTTGGAGATTGACAAGACGGGAGATTATTATACATTCAAAGGCCGTGGTTGGGGTCATGGTGTAGGATATTCGCAGTGGGGAGCTGCGGAATTGGGTAAAACCAAGAAGTACGATCACATTTTGAAATTCTATTATCCGGGCAGCAGCGTCAAACAACTTTGGTAG
- a CDS encoding phosphate/phosphite/phosphonate ABC transporter substrate-binding protein, with protein MFKLKYTLPAIFLLAGAAIYFFGSQPEEKIVRVDMSIREEVRVPEPRPAITYAYLPQYSHRVSYLRHSKLIDYLSRESGFTIRQVFPDTFEEHRRMVKDGEIDISFSNPMTYVSIAKSGARAFARIIEPSGSPTFRGQIITRKDNRAITRLKDCIGKTWIAVDPLSAGGYLFPLGLFLKNGIKESDFKEISFAPGPGGKQEKAVLAVYAGKYDFASIREGTLNVVRDKINIDKIRIVAETEPFPGWVYAARKGLSDKIVDKIKYCMFRMSMDDPEQAAILYQAGMRGIIPAQDSDYDTVRKLTEELGLNIDYGQ; from the coding sequence ATGTTCAAGCTCAAATATACTCTCCCGGCAATATTCCTGTTGGCTGGAGCCGCAATATACTTCTTCGGTTCACAACCTGAAGAAAAAATTGTGCGCGTGGACATGTCCATTCGTGAAGAAGTACGCGTACCGGAACCCCGCCCGGCCATAACTTATGCCTACTTACCCCAGTATTCACACCGGGTTTCATATTTAAGGCACAGCAAACTAATCGACTACCTCTCCCGCGAGTCCGGTTTTACAATTCGTCAGGTCTTTCCTGATACATTTGAAGAACATCGCCGCATGGTCAAAGACGGCGAAATCGATATTTCCTTCTCCAACCCCATGACCTACGTAAGCATCGCCAAAAGCGGTGCTCGTGCTTTTGCGCGAATCATCGAACCGTCCGGCAGCCCTACATTCAGGGGACAGATTATCACCCGCAAAGATAACCGGGCCATCACAAGACTAAAAGACTGCATCGGAAAAACATGGATCGCCGTGGACCCTCTTTCCGCAGGCGGATACCTTTTCCCATTGGGGCTTTTTCTCAAAAATGGAATCAAAGAATCTGATTTCAAAGAAATCTCATTTGCCCCCGGACCGGGTGGTAAACAGGAAAAAGCGGTCCTCGCAGTCTATGCCGGTAAATACGATTTTGCCTCCATCCGTGAAGGAACCCTCAATGTTGTTCGCGATAAAATTAATATTGATAAAATCAGGATAGTTGCGGAAACCGAACCCTTTCCGGGCTGGGTCTATGCGGCCCGTAAAGGATTGTCGGATAAAATAGTTGATAAGATAAAATACTGCATGTTCCGTATGTCCATGGATGACCCGGAACAGGCCGCGATTCTATATCAGGCAGGGATGAGAGGAATAATTCCTGCTCAGGACAGCGATTACGATACAGTAAGAAAGCTTACGGAAGAATTAGGACTGAACATTGATTACGGACAATAG
- a CDS encoding sulfite exporter TauE/SafE family protein, producing the protein MFKSRKSLLIMAIAALAVVAYIQPAFADRLADAISATPKGAEAGQINSELAPGFLGIPGGPSVNLVIGFVWAIWVGWIFSTVGAFGGIMAGVGHITIYGFGNYASTFKKTSPVMNKLVTDSIRVSNQWLVGTSAAMSSFNYYKMGRLVLPLGLSLAAGSIAGSYLVPWLTAGKISLKSYIGFFGLFVLALGCYLFYETTPKGQAGKKQAKEAAKAFEASIKEEKEGAKVDTAAMGVKVVSFSMTKCVFTFYGVEFSFNPLIPVVGGFIIAALASFLGVGGGFLLVPFLTSVAGLPMYLVAGTSALAVLVGMTTSVFTYMVVKDTPVFWPLIGVELLGILVGSFIGPRTSKYIPDVWLKRLFVVLALYVGIRYSSKGFLGYSLLPPF; encoded by the coding sequence ATGTTTAAATCACGCAAAAGCCTTTTGATCATGGCTATCGCGGCACTGGCAGTGGTGGCCTATATCCAGCCCGCCTTTGCAGACCGTCTCGCAGATGCCATCAGCGCAACCCCCAAAGGTGCTGAAGCAGGCCAAATCAACTCTGAACTCGCTCCCGGCTTCCTCGGAATCCCCGGTGGCCCCAGCGTTAACCTCGTAATCGGCTTCGTATGGGCAATCTGGGTAGGTTGGATTTTCTCCACCGTCGGCGCATTCGGCGGTATCATGGCCGGTGTAGGTCACATCACCATTTACGGTTTCGGTAACTACGCATCTACCTTCAAAAAGACCTCTCCGGTCATGAACAAACTGGTAACCGACTCCATCCGCGTATCTAACCAGTGGCTGGTTGGTACTTCCGCGGCAATGTCCTCTTTCAACTACTACAAGATGGGCCGTCTGGTTCTGCCGCTGGGTCTTTCCCTCGCCGCAGGTTCCATTGCCGGTTCCTACCTTGTTCCCTGGCTTACAGCCGGTAAAATCTCCCTGAAATCCTACATCGGATTCTTCGGTCTCTTTGTTCTGGCTCTTGGCTGCTACCTGTTCTACGAAACCACTCCCAAAGGACAGGCTGGCAAAAAGCAGGCTAAAGAAGCAGCAAAGGCATTCGAAGCTTCCATCAAAGAAGAAAAAGAAGGCGCAAAAGTTGATACCGCAGCCATGGGTGTTAAGGTTGTCAGCTTCTCCATGACCAAGTGCGTATTCACCTTCTACGGCGTTGAATTCTCTTTCAACCCCCTTATCCCCGTAGTCGGCGGTTTCATCATCGCAGCACTTGCTTCCTTCCTCGGCGTGGGCGGCGGATTCCTGCTCGTGCCCTTCCTGACCAGTGTTGCCGGCCTGCCCATGTACCTCGTTGCAGGTACCTCCGCACTGGCCGTACTCGTAGGTATGACCACCTCCGTCTTCACCTACATGGTTGTTAAAGATACCCCCGTGTTCTGGCCCCTCATCGGTGTTGAACTCCTCGGTATCCTCGTGGGTTCCTTTATCGGCCCCCGTACTTCCAAGTACATTCCGGACGTATGGCTCAAGCGACTCTTCGTCGTACTGGCTCTGTACGTAGGTATCCGTTACTCGTCCAAGGGATTCCTCGGCTACAGCCTCCTGCCTCCGTTCTAA
- a CDS encoding N-acyl homoserine lactonase family protein codes for MSKYRIHPIVVGTKRFDKGMMTYQHDYGQPYIIPIYSWYLEGGDKKILVDTGEMQPIISEDREADLGGKIHTFEDGLEKFGLKPEDIDIVVHTHLHNDHCENDYKCTNAKFYVHRKELDHVHDPHPLDFRYLEDYVEDVEEAGQIVAVDGDYEVVPGIRMMHTPVHTPGGMTVLIDTEGGLAAITGFCVIMENFNPPPEVRGMEMEVIPPGTSVNTYKAYDIMLKVKEMADILIPLHEPAFAKVDVVEGT; via the coding sequence ATGTCCAAGTACAGAATTCATCCCATCGTTGTAGGTACGAAGAGATTCGACAAAGGTATGATGACCTATCAGCATGATTACGGTCAGCCATACATCATTCCTATTTATAGCTGGTATCTGGAAGGCGGTGACAAGAAGATTCTTGTTGATACCGGAGAGATGCAGCCTATCATTTCCGAGGATCGCGAAGCTGATCTCGGCGGCAAAATACACACTTTCGAAGACGGTCTGGAAAAATTCGGTCTCAAGCCTGAAGACATCGACATAGTTGTCCATACCCATTTGCACAATGACCATTGTGAGAATGATTACAAATGCACCAACGCTAAATTCTACGTACATCGTAAGGAGCTTGATCATGTGCATGATCCGCATCCGCTGGATTTCCGCTATTTGGAGGATTATGTGGAGGATGTGGAGGAGGCTGGGCAAATAGTGGCCGTTGATGGTGATTACGAGGTGGTTCCCGGCATACGTATGATGCATACCCCTGTCCATACACCGGGCGGCATGACTGTCCTGATTGATACCGAAGGCGGGCTGGCAGCTATTACCGGATTTTGTGTGATTATGGAGAACTTCAATCCTCCGCCAGAAGTACGGGGCATGGAGATGGAGGTTATTCCTCCGGGGACTTCGGTCAATACCTATAAAGCTTACGACATCATGCTTAAAGTCAAAGAAATGGCAGACATACTTATCCCGTTGCATGAGCCTGCTTTTGCCAAGGTTGATGTAGTGGAAGGCACTTAA
- a CDS encoding ATP-binding protein, giving the protein MIEIFSRLKFRTKINLGLTLIVAFTSLIIAIFVIRMSSDALIEQSRKRGEVLAGNLAMRAENPLLSVDLLNLGSMVNELKKADDEIVYAFIMDDRNRVLANTFSEGFPIQLKDANQGENNKISVVTIDTGKKRIFDFAAPIFLSDKKLGTVRIGLSRSGIHAVVQNLIFAIFALTGAVLLLAVLISTQFARHLTFRLGSLQKHAEDIVATHLGPSLRKEENRNIKFTDRFKRAITHAPKGDEIQELTDTFDAMGMSLACHIEDLQITEADLTRQKELLKTIINVSPDFVSLLGPQLTYLAVNKSYAEHLGHTEDDIIGLTDQDLYPEEIAAARMEEARMILETGRIVNKETREPETDESPARWFHTIRVPVHGQSNNIIGVLSTAREITELKNYQAQLIQSQKMESIGKLAGGVAHEINTPLGIILGYAQLLQEDLKPEDQISKDLEIIEKQARVCRKIVADLLGFSRQNESEKITMCFNNSILEVVQLVSHTFKLEQVEISTDLDDRFPIIHGDPEKLKQVWLNLLSNALEAIDEKGRIHISTKLDTDSMTITAVFADSGHGVEPKNINAIFDPFYSTKPVGKGTGLGLSVSFGIIKDHGGTIKAVSPLPRVLRRKLDLPENAGPGTLFEVTLPLDELSEE; this is encoded by the coding sequence ATGATAGAAATTTTCTCCCGGCTTAAATTCCGGACAAAGATCAATCTCGGACTGACCTTAATTGTTGCCTTTACCTCGCTGATCATTGCAATTTTCGTCATTCGAATGTCCTCTGATGCTCTCATTGAGCAATCCCGCAAACGGGGTGAAGTACTCGCTGGGAATCTGGCCATGCGTGCGGAAAACCCTTTGCTTTCAGTTGATTTGCTGAACCTTGGCTCTATGGTCAATGAACTGAAAAAAGCCGATGATGAAATCGTCTACGCATTCATCATGGATGACCGGAATCGGGTGCTAGCTAACACCTTCAGTGAAGGCTTCCCAATTCAACTTAAGGATGCCAATCAAGGCGAGAATAACAAAATCAGCGTAGTGACCATCGATACAGGCAAAAAACGCATTTTCGACTTTGCCGCCCCGATTTTTCTCAGCGATAAAAAGCTAGGGACAGTCCGCATCGGCCTTTCGCGAAGCGGAATCCATGCTGTGGTTCAAAACCTTATTTTCGCAATTTTTGCCCTGACCGGAGCGGTTCTTTTACTTGCAGTGCTTATCTCTACCCAGTTTGCGAGGCATTTAACCTTCCGTCTCGGCTCATTGCAAAAACATGCTGAAGACATCGTTGCCACTCACCTTGGTCCCAGCCTGCGCAAAGAAGAAAACAGAAACATAAAATTTACAGACCGATTCAAACGAGCCATAACGCATGCCCCGAAAGGGGACGAAATTCAGGAATTGACAGATACATTCGATGCCATGGGCATGAGCCTTGCCTGCCATATTGAAGATCTCCAGATCACTGAAGCGGACTTGACCAGACAGAAAGAGCTGCTCAAGACCATCATCAATGTTTCTCCGGACTTTGTTTCACTGCTGGGACCGCAACTCACCTATCTCGCCGTAAACAAAAGCTATGCCGAGCATCTGGGGCATACGGAAGACGACATCATAGGACTGACCGATCAGGATCTCTATCCAGAGGAAATCGCAGCAGCGCGCATGGAAGAAGCACGCATGATCCTTGAAACCGGACGCATAGTGAACAAAGAGACCCGCGAACCGGAAACAGACGAATCACCTGCACGCTGGTTCCACACTATCCGTGTCCCCGTTCATGGTCAGAGCAATAATATTATCGGCGTACTCTCTACAGCCCGTGAAATAACCGAGCTAAAAAATTATCAGGCACAGCTGATCCAATCCCAAAAAATGGAATCAATCGGCAAACTTGCCGGAGGTGTTGCACATGAGATCAACACACCGCTAGGAATTATCCTCGGCTATGCCCAGCTGTTGCAGGAAGATCTCAAGCCAGAGGACCAAATATCCAAGGATTTGGAAATCATAGAAAAACAGGCCCGGGTATGCCGTAAAATTGTTGCCGACCTTCTCGGATTTTCCCGCCAGAATGAGAGTGAAAAAATAACCATGTGCTTCAACAATTCCATTCTGGAGGTGGTGCAGTTAGTCAGCCACACTTTCAAACTGGAACAGGTTGAAATTTCAACAGATCTTGATGACCGTTTCCCCATAATCCACGGAGACCCCGAAAAGCTGAAACAGGTCTGGCTGAACCTGCTTTCCAATGCACTGGAAGCAATTGATGAAAAAGGACGCATCCACATCTCAACAAAGCTCGATACGGATTCCATGACCATCACAGCAGTCTTCGCAGACAGCGGACATGGAGTAGAACCGAAGAATATTAATGCCATTTTCGACCCCTTCTACTCCACAAAACCTGTGGGCAAAGGGACAGGATTGGGCCTTTCCGTATCTTTCGGAATAATTAAAGACCATGGCGGCACAATTAAAGCAGTCAGCCCTCTTCCACGAGTCTTGCGCCGCAAGCTGGATCTGCCCGAAAACGCAGGACCCGGCACTTTGTTCGAAGTTACCCTGCCTCTTGATGAACTCTCTGAAGAGTAA
- a CDS encoding PEP/pyruvate-binding domain-containing protein, which translates to MKFRHVFNHWTYETFPPGRLLRRRYNSFKKLMELEEECLKAISHIEDIGFGLTVTDWAYVEKQASDLGINIRIMLEHLQDMNPVRFMDIMDYYNKINFYVRMAVTVPDPEISKPFTFPLEDAIDYEFKAGACAADLARLKQAGVPVLDGMVIGSDVYNYFIEANNLRIAIDEILESAVTTGITDLNIISRTIIDRFMQGVMPETIATEIEIAALETSRGSGNLSLTASSTPEGSLYALPESWCTISPVPVQNIVEAWKKAVTCKFTAESIKARIESGYADRESPASVIIQPMKDIHDSGVIETLHESSYLPPKDRESGCSAIFSHNSTTPFLISRREKQRIISRPEKSPLSTHSAKTIASLGKKAEEIFDAPQKCHWITDLRNRVMITSARSYPFQGEKETVRIKQALSYIANLNISPRNTEMFLPEKSRSMYDLVRFANEKGIEEMFSLVSKKGLGIDGAKHLKARQPISVTVLNLADGLFSTAAGKMDISPDDIKSAPMWALWFGLGADRAGWDGDNSIEGYAILSRTYMNITLKSEKDLTEVDAVCDPDAQANHINFRFKGGSGSPEQRIARIRFINTTLKSQGFATNHQGDMIEARFKGGREPEIQKLLATTGHLIAHIGTHHPVVKEEENADQVAARFISGLG; encoded by the coding sequence ATGAAATTCAGACACGTATTCAACCATTGGACCTACGAGACCTTCCCACCCGGACGGTTGCTCCGACGAAGGTACAACTCTTTCAAGAAACTCATGGAACTTGAGGAAGAGTGCCTTAAAGCTATCTCGCACATCGAAGATATCGGTTTCGGTTTGACCGTCACAGACTGGGCATACGTGGAAAAACAGGCATCCGATCTGGGTATCAATATCCGAATCATGCTTGAACACTTGCAGGACATGAACCCTGTGCGCTTCATGGACATCATGGATTACTACAACAAGATCAATTTCTACGTGCGCATGGCTGTAACCGTACCTGATCCAGAAATTTCAAAACCATTTACCTTTCCCCTCGAAGATGCCATCGACTATGAATTCAAAGCCGGGGCCTGTGCCGCCGACCTCGCTCGGCTGAAGCAGGCCGGCGTGCCTGTTCTGGACGGCATGGTCATCGGTTCCGATGTTTACAACTACTTCATTGAAGCCAACAACCTGCGTATTGCCATTGATGAAATTTTGGAATCAGCAGTAACAACTGGAATAACAGACCTGAATATAATTTCCCGGACCATCATTGATCGCTTTATGCAGGGAGTAATGCCTGAAACAATTGCTACTGAAATAGAAATTGCCGCCCTTGAAACTTCACGCGGAAGCGGCAACCTGAGTCTGACCGCATCCTCCACACCGGAAGGAAGCCTCTATGCCCTGCCCGAAAGCTGGTGCACCATATCTCCTGTTCCAGTGCAAAATATTGTCGAAGCCTGGAAAAAAGCGGTCACCTGTAAATTTACTGCGGAATCCATCAAGGCCCGTATTGAATCCGGCTATGCAGACCGCGAAAGCCCTGCCTCGGTCATTATCCAGCCCATGAAGGATATTCATGATTCAGGAGTAATTGAAACCCTGCACGAATCATCCTACCTGCCGCCTAAAGACAGGGAAAGCGGTTGCTCTGCAATTTTCAGCCACAATTCCACAACTCCTTTCCTGATTTCAAGGAGGGAAAAGCAAAGGATCATCTCACGGCCGGAGAAATCACCGCTATCCACCCACTCGGCAAAAACAATCGCATCTCTGGGTAAAAAAGCAGAAGAAATTTTCGACGCTCCGCAAAAATGCCACTGGATCACCGACCTGCGCAACAGGGTCATGATCACATCAGCCCGCTCCTACCCTTTTCAAGGGGAAAAGGAGACTGTGCGTATCAAGCAGGCCCTTTCCTACATCGCCAACCTGAATATTTCCCCTCGCAACACGGAAATGTTCCTGCCGGAAAAAAGCCGCTCCATGTATGATCTGGTGCGCTTTGCCAATGAAAAAGGCATTGAGGAAATGTTCTCGCTGGTCAGTAAAAAAGGATTGGGTATCGATGGCGCGAAACACCTGAAGGCACGCCAGCCCATTTCCGTAACAGTACTTAACCTTGCGGACGGCCTGTTCAGTACTGCAGCCGGTAAGATGGATATTTCACCGGATGACATCAAATCCGCTCCCATGTGGGCGCTCTGGTTCGGCCTTGGGGCAGATCGCGCAGGTTGGGATGGAGACAACAGCATTGAAGGCTACGCCATCCTTTCACGAACCTACATGAACATCACCCTGAAATCGGAAAAAGACCTGACCGAAGTGGATGCTGTCTGCGATCCTGATGCACAGGCCAACCACATCAACTTCCGTTTCAAAGGCGGCAGTGGAAGTCCGGAACAGCGCATAGCAAGAATCAGGTTTATCAACACCACCTTGAAGTCACAAGGATTCGCTACAAATCATCAAGGGGATATGATTGAAGCCAGATTTAAGGGAGGCAGGGAACCGGAAATTCAAAAATTGCTGGCGACAACAGGACATTTGATAGCCCACATCGGCACCCATCATCCGGTAGTAAAAGAAGAGGAAAATGCCGATCAGGTAGCGGCAAGATTTATTTCGGGACTTGGTTAA
- a CDS encoding DUF169 domain-containing protein has translation MTYKEIQELLMKEMRLYHYPVAVKYFFDQAEVDEFKEKADFHVPLKPMTFCQWEIAARMKGQTVYSDVEGLGCGNAKYAFAWKELDEGEIKGHSKYVVDMEQAEKFVLSKPRMKEGLIGIAVAPLGSIDGIFEPDVVHFYCDNMQAYHFAVDYAAATDTHPLRPNITMNSSACAGCVYTYNEQEFNMVCACSGSYNAGKTERGEINVMIPGTKFKKMVQRLVDRMEIASSSITKPGDGFPGQDVCKNCPLIIFKKEK, from the coding sequence ATGACTTACAAAGAGATTCAAGAACTGCTGATGAAGGAAATGAGACTTTATCATTACCCTGTAGCCGTTAAATATTTCTTCGATCAGGCTGAAGTGGACGAATTCAAGGAAAAAGCGGATTTCCATGTTCCGCTCAAGCCCATGACCTTCTGCCAGTGGGAAATAGCAGCCCGCATGAAAGGCCAGACCGTATACTCCGATGTTGAAGGCCTTGGTTGCGGCAACGCAAAATACGCTTTCGCATGGAAGGAACTGGATGAAGGTGAAATCAAAGGTCACTCCAAATATGTTGTAGATATGGAGCAGGCTGAAAAATTCGTACTCAGCAAACCCCGCATGAAAGAAGGCCTCATCGGTATTGCTGTGGCACCTCTCGGTTCCATCGACGGCATCTTCGAACCTGACGTAGTTCACTTCTACTGTGACAACATGCAGGCTTACCACTTTGCAGTTGACTACGCAGCAGCCACCGACACCCATCCCCTGCGCCCGAACATCACCATGAACTCCTCCGCTTGCGCAGGCTGCGTGTACACCTACAACGAGCAGGAATTCAACATGGTCTGTGCATGTTCCGGCAGCTACAACGCCGGTAAAACCGAACGCGGCGAAATCAACGTCATGATTCCCGGCACCAAGTTCAAAAAAATGGTTCAGAGACTTGTGGACCGCATGGAAATCGCAAGTTCCTCCATCACCAAGCCCGGCGATGGCTTCCCCGGTCAGGATGTCTGCAAGAACTGTCCTCTGATTATTTTCAAGAAAGAAAAATAG